The DNA window CATCTTCGTCGACGAACCGAGCCAGGTGGCGCTCTACCGGAAGGTGCTCGAGCGGCTGCGTGATCGCGCCCTGAGCCCTGAGGTGACCAGGACCCTGCTCGCCCGCCTCGCCGACGCCTGACCGGAGAAACCGGGCTGTGAAAAGCACTGGAGGCCATCCACGGACCGTGGATGGCCTCCAGTGCGGGAAAAACCGCTTACGCGACCGCGACGGCGAGCTGGTGCACGCCGGGCCCGTCCGCGTTGACCGAAGCCTCACCGTTGCCGGTGCGGTGCAGCGCGCGCACCGTCCAGGTGCCCGGCGCCGCGTAGAAGCGGAAGTCGCCCTCGGGCGAGGTGACGACCTCGCCGGTGAAATCGCCACCGGAGTCCAGCAGCCGCACGAACGCGCCGCCGAGCGGGCCGTCCGAGCCGGTCACCTTCCCGGCCAGCACGACCTGTCCCCTGGTGTCCTCGTGCACATCGGTCGCCGTCTGCACCGGTGCGCCGCACCCGTCGTTCGCCGCCATCACTTCGCTCCCAGTTCCACCGGCACGCCGACCAGCGAGCCGTATTCGGTCCACGATCCGTCGTAGTTCTTCACATCGGCCTGGCCGAGCAGCTCGTGCAGCGCGAACCACGCGATCGACGAGCGCTCGCCGATGCGGCAGTAGGCGATGGTCGGCTTGGCCTCGTCCAGCCCCGCTTCGGCGTAGAGCTCCTTGATTTCGTCCTCGGTCTTGAACGTGCCGTCCTCGTTGGCGACCTTCGCCCACGGCACGTTCAGCGCGCCGGGGATGTGGCCGGGCACCTGGGACTGCTCCTGCGGAAGGTGCGCGGGCGCGAGCAGCTTGCCGGAGAACTCGTCGGGCGACCGGACGTCGACGAAGTTCTTCGCGCCGATGGCCTGCACGACCTCGTCGCGGAAGGCGCGGATCGAGGTGTCCGGCTCCTTGGCCTTGTAGTCGGTCGCCTCGCGCTTGACCTCGTCGGTGTTCAGCTCGCGGCCGTCGAGCTCCCACTTCTTGCGGCCGCCGTCGAGCAGCTGGATGTTCTCGTGGCCGTACAGCTTGAAGTACCAGTACGCGTAGGCCGCGAACCAGTTGTTGTTGCCGCCGTAGAGGATCACGCGGTCGCCGTTCGAGATGCCCTTCTCGGACAACAGCTTCTCGAACGACGCCTTGTCGACGAAGTCGCGGCGGACCGGGTCCTGCAGGTCGGTGCGCCAGTCGAGTTTCACCGCGCCGCGGATGTGGCCGCCGTCGTAGGCGGTGGTGTCCTCGTCGACCTCGGCGAACACGACACCGGGGGTGTCCAGGTTGTCCTCAGCCCACTGGGTGGTCACCAGGACGTCTTCACGGCTCATGGAGGCGGTACTCGCTTTCTTTGTTCGGGAAAGGGGTTCTTCCGTCAGGACGGCTGGCCGCTCGGCGTGAACCGGCGGATCAGGAGGTACATCTCGCACCCGAGGCAGAAGTTGAACGCCGCGTTGAGGAACGCCGCGAACAACGCGAACGCCGTCGCCACCACGCCGAGCGCGGTGACGTCCGTCGCGTAGCCGATGGTGCCGACGAGCGCGAACACGAACCCGACGGCCTGGGCGAACCGCAGCGGCGCCGCGTCCTCCCGCTCGGTCGGCGGAGAAAGCCTCGGTGCGACCAGGTACCGGTAGAGCAGGGAGTACGGGGCGGGCTTCAACCCGATGAACGCGCCGATCGCGAACACCACCGTCTGCGCGGCGAGCAGCGGCCACCACCCGGTGACGAGCACGACCGCGAGCACGATCGTGGTGAGGATGGCCGCGAAACGCGGGCCGCGGGGGTCCACGGCTGGTCCTGCTGACATGTCAACTCCCGAAGGGGCGAGGAGGAGAAGGGCGCTGAGAAGGGCGCGCCAGGTGCTCCCGGCGGTTCGGGCCGTGCTCGACCCGGGTCAGGCCGGACAGAGGCTGCTGCGCACACGGCACAGGTCGACCGCGCGGCGCTGGGTCAGATAGCACCGCGTCGGACGATCAAGGGGCAGCCCGTACACAGGGGTCAGGGTACCCGGGGTCCCTCAGAGTGGGAACCTCTCTCACTCTCCGGGACGCATCCCGGCATTCGGGAGATGCGGGCGCAACGCGTCGAGCAGGGAGTCCGCCTTCGGGACGCCGCCGACGCGCAGCAGCTCGTGGCCACCGGGGCCGAGCGCGAGCGTGGTCGGAGTGCGGAGCACGCCGAGCTGCTGGGCCACTTCGGGGCGCTGGGTGACGTCGAAGTCGACGTGGCGCAGGCCGTCGGTGCCGTCGGCGAGCGTGGACAGCACGGCGCGCGCGTGGCGGCACGGGGCGCAGAACGTGGTCGAGATCTGGAGCAGGGTGACGCGCTCGGGGTCGAGCACCTCGGTGACCGCGGCCGGGAGATCAGGTGCAGCATCGAGCACTTTGACCCGCCCTTCGCGCCGCCGCAGGAGCAAGCCCGCGGCGGAAGCGACGGCGAGCACGCCCAGCACCACCCACAGCCCGGCCACGTGCCATCACCTTCCCGTGGTTTCGCCGGTGCCCTTCACGCCCGCGAAGGTGACACCCTTCGCTTCGCCGTTCAGCGTCACGCCGCCGTCTTCGACCTTCACCGAGGTCGGTTTCACCTGGAACGGCAGGGTACCGGTGTCGATCGTCGTCTTCAGGCTGCCGACGAGCAGCTTGGACACGGCCTTTCCAACGACGTTGGGCACCGAGTCATTCCCCAGTTCCACGCGCTCCGGGGTGATGTGGATCTTGGTGCCGTCGATTTCGATCATCGCGTAGCAGGTGAGTTCGAAGTGGTTGCCGCCGAAATTCAGGTTCCCGGAGATCTTCACGCCCGCCGACGACTGGTTCGTCGACTTGTCCGGGGTCGTGGTGGTGGTCTCGTCCGGTTTCGCCTCTTCGCCGGACTTCACCATCTGCTCGCTGGCGGACTCGATCCGGAAGTCCTTGATCTGGGTCAGCGGCTCGATCCTGGCGATGTCGCTGCCCTTGATCTTGATCTGGCCTTCGAGCGTGCCGATCTTGATCGCGTTGGTGTTGCCGTTGATCAGATCCGACAGCGGCGCGGTCACGTCGCGCAACTCCGCGCTGATCGCGACGTCACGAAGTTTGTTCTCGAACTTCACGCCGGAGGCCTGGATCGAAATGTGGCTGTAGTCACCGCCGATCGCCTGCGTGCTGAACGGGAAGCCGTGAATGGTGACCGACGGGTCGTCGCTCAGCTTGAGCTGCTCCCGCGCCTTCTGCGACACCGTGTGCTCGGCGATGGCCGCGAGCCCGAAATCGGCCCCCACCAGCACGAGCACCAGGATTCCGAGGATGATGAACACCTTCTTGGCGCGCCTGCCGCCCCGGTTGCGCCGCGGCTGCCCCGGGGGCCGGTCGTACTGCGTCACGGGCCTGTTCACCATCACTTCCGATCTGTTGCCGCTGGTCGTCACCCTGCTGCCTGAACTGTGATGCGACCGTCAGGCTTAGGTACTCGGCGGGTTCACCCGCTATTCTCACTCAGCACCGACCGAGGCCGTACCCGAGGCGACCATGGAATGAGGCGGTGTGGCGATGAGCCTGGACCTGCTGGTGCTGACCCCGGAGCCCGAGGCCACCTCGGTGTTGCCCGCGCTCGATCTGCTGCCGCACACGGTACGCGTGCGCGCCCCCGAGGTGACAGCGCTCCTCGACGCGGGGCACCGCGATGTGATCCTTCTCGACGCGCGCACCGATCTCGCGTCCGCGAAGAGCCTCTGCCGCCTGCTCAAGGGTACCGGCGAGGACGAGGCGACGACGCCGATCATCGCCGTCGTCGGCGAGGGCGGGCTGGTCGCGGTGAGCGCGGAATGGCGCACGGACGACATCCTCCTGCCCACCGCGGGGCCGGCCGAGGTGGACGCCAGGCTGCGGCTGGCGACCACGCGCGACGGCGCGCAGAGCCACGCGGACGCGGAACTGCGCGTCGGCGATCTCGTCATCGACGAAGCGACCTACACCGCGCGCCTGCGCAAGCGCACGCTCGAGCTGACCTACAAGGAGTTCGAGCTGCTCAAGTACCTCGCCCAGCACGCGGGCCGCGTCTTCACGCGCGCCCAGCTGCTGCAGGAGGTGTGGGGCTACGACTTCTTCGGCGGCACCCGCACGGTCGACGTGCACGTCCGGCGGCTGCGCGCGAAGCTCGGGCCCGAGCACGAGCAGATGATCGGCACCGTCCGCAACGTCGGCTACAAGTTCGAGCGGCCGGTCAAGGGCGGCAAGCCCGCGGTCACCGAACTGCCGGTGGACACCTCCGCGCTGGACACGGACGCCTTCTCCCGGTCCTGACCCCGGCGCGCCGGATAGGCTGGTCCGGTGCTGAACGCGGTGTGGTCGGACGAGCTGTCCGAGTCCGAAACGGCCGAGGTGCTGGAGCTGCTCACGGCGGCGAACGAGGTCGACGGCAGGCCGGAACTGCCGTCGAACGGGGCGTTGCCGGGTGAGTTCACCGGCGGCGCGCACCTGCTCGCGCGGGTCGACGGCGATCTCGTCGCCTACGCGCATCTCGATCTCGACGGTGACAGCTTCGGGCGCAAGGTCGTCGAGCTGATCGTGCGCCCCGACCGCCGTCGCCGCGGCCACGGCGGCGAACTGACCGAAGCGCTGGTGACGCGCGCGGGCGTCCGCGAAAATCCGGACACGCTGCGCGTGTGGTCGCACGGCGATCATCCCGGGGCGGCGAAGCTGGCCGAGCGCGCCGGGTTCACGCGCGCCCGTGAACTGCTGGTGATGCACGTCGACGTGCCGCCGGAGGGCTGGCCGGAACCCGCGCTCCCCGACGGCGTCCGCCTGCGCACCTTCGTGCCGGGCCAGGACGAGGAGGCGATGGTCGCGGTCAACGCGCGCGCCTTCGACTGGCACCCCGAACAGGGCGCGCTCACCGTCGACGAGGTCCGCGAGACCGAGGACGAGGACTGGTTCGACCCGGCGGGCTTCTTCCTCGCCGAGAAGACCGACGGCACTCTTCTCGGTTTCCACTGGACGAAGGTGCATCCGCCGAACCCGCGCCGGTTCGGCGGCGAGCCCGCCGGTGAGGTGTACGTCGTCGGCGTCGATCCCGGTGCGCAGGGCGGCGGGCTCGGAAAGGCGCTGACCACGGCCGGTCTGAAGTACCTCGCGGACCGCGGTCTGAGCCAGGTGATCTTGTACGTCGAGGGTGACAACGCGGCCGCGGTCGCGGTGTACGAACGGCTCGGTTTCGTACGGTCCGAAGTAGACGTCCAGTACGGACGCTGACGTTGGGCCACTTGGCGGTCACCCAGCGCCGAACAGCAGGTCACGGGCAGGACACAGGCGCGTAGCGCTCCTCACACTGGCGGCCTTGTTCACCTTTCGTTCACCCTTTGACGGCCAGCCGTCCACCGGGGCTCCCTACTGTCCGGATCCGACGAATCCCGTACTTGACCGTGTGATCCGGAGGAAATCCAGTGAAGATTCTGCGGCCTCTCGTGCCCGCCGGCATCGTGGCGAGCGCCGCTCTCGTGCTCGCTGCGTGTGGCTCCGACCCCGCCGCGAACAACAGCGGCAGTGGCCAGAACTCCGGCGCACCCGCGGCGACCGGCACCGCGCAGGTCGACTGCGGCGGCAAGCCCGCGCTCAACGCGGAAGGCTCGTCCGCGCAGAAGACCGCGATCGACATCTTCGTGCAGAAGTACTCCCAGAAGTGCGCCGGGCAGCAGCTCACCTACCAGCCCAGTGGTTCCGGCGCGGGCATCAAGCAGTTCAACGGCAACCAGGTCGACTTCGCCGGCTCCGACTCCCCGCTGAAGGACGGCGCCGAGGCCGACGCCGCGAAGACCCGCTGCGGCAGCGAAGCCTGGAACCTCCCGCTGGTGGTCGGCCCGGTCGCGGTCGCCTACCACGTGAACGGCGTCGACAAGCTGAACCTGACCCCCGAGGTCACCGCGAAGATCTTCAACGGGCAGATCAAGAACTGGAACGACCCGGCGATCAAGGCGGTCAAGGGCAACGAATCCCTTACCCTGCCGGACAAGCCGATCCAGGTCGTGTTCCGCTCGGACGAGTCCGGCACCACCGACAACTTCCAGAAGTACCTGAAGGCCGCGTCCAAGGGCGCCTGGACCCAGGGTGACGGCAAGCAGTTCAAGGGCGGTGTCGGCAACGGCGCGGAGAAGTCCAACGGTGTCGCGTCCACGGTGAAGAACGCCGACGGCGCCATCACCTACGTCGAGGCCTCGTTCGCCAAGGACGGCCTGAAGACCGCGCTGCTCGACAGCGGGTCCGGCGGCGTCGAGCTCACCTCCGAGAACGTCGCGAAGGCGCTCGACGCGGCGAAGTTCAAGAAGCAGGGCACCAACGACCTGCAGCTCGACCTCGACGGCATCTACTCCAGCAACGTCCCGGGTGCCTACCCGCTGCTGCTGACCACCTACGAGGTCGTCTGCTCGAAGTACTCCGACGCGCAGGTTTCCAAGGCGGTCAAGGCGTTCCTGACGGTCGCCGCCACCGACGGCCAGAAGCCGTTGTCGGAGAAGGGTTACGTGCCGATCCCGCAGAGCCTGCAGGACAAGGTGCTCACCGCCGTCAAGGCGATCGCGTGACAATTCGCTGACCAGGCAGGACGACCGCAGTCGATGACTGAAATCCTGACGACGAACGCCCACCGGCGACACCGGTGGGCGTTCGTCGTCGAGTAAACACCCTCCGGAGGGCCCGATTTCGGACCGACCAGGCCCGCCGCTCGCGGGCAAGACGAAGGCGAAGACGCGGCCAGGCGACCGCCTCTTCAGGAACCTGACCACCGGTGCCGGCGTCTTCATCGTCGCGCTGATCGGCTTGATCGGCATCTTCCTGCTGATCCAGGCGATCCCCGCGCTGCAGGCGAACAAGGCGAACTTCCTCACCGCACGGGTGTGGGCGACCGGTGACCCGAACAACCTGACGTTCGGCATCCTCGACCTGCTGCTCGTCACCATCGCGACCTCGCTGGTCGCGCTCGTCATCGCGATGCCGGTGTCACTCGGCATCGCGCTGTTCCTGACCCAGTACGCGCCGCCGAGGCTGGCGAGGCCGTTCGCGTACATCATCGATCTGCTCGCCGCGGTGCCGTCGATCATCTTCGGCCTGTGGGGCATCCTCGTGCTCGCACCGGAACTGGTGCCGGTGTCGCAGTGGCTCAACGAGACGCTCGGCTGGATCCCGATCTTCGCCGACGGCAACCTCGGCGGGAACTTCGCCGGCACCATCTTCACCGCCGGTGTCGTGCTCGCCGTGATGCTGCTGCCGATCATCACCTCGCTCACCCGCGAGGTCTTCCAGCGCACGCCGACCCCGCACATCGAAGGCGCGCTGGCGCTGGGCGCCACCCGCTGGGAGGTCATCCGCACCACGGTGCTGCCGTTCGGCAAGGCGGGCTACATCGGCGCGTCGATGCTGGGCCTCGGCCGCGCGCTCGGCGAGACGATCGCGCTGTCGGTGATCCTGTTGCAGCCCAGCCTGAACTTCGACTGGAGCATCTTCGACGGTGGCGCCACGTTCGCCTCGAAGATCGCGTCGAACTACGCGGAGTTCAACAACCCGACCTCGGCCGGCGCCTACATCGCGGCCGGTCTCGTGCTGTTCCTGTTGACGTTCTTGGTCAACATCGCGGCGCGGGCCATCATCGGCGACAAAAAGGAGGCGTAATGAGCGACAATTTCCGCCCTTACGCTCATGGAGCCGACCGGGTGCGGGTGTCCCGCAAGACACAGAAGGGAGACTGACATGACGTCGACCTTGACGGAACCGGCCACCACGCCCGCGTTCCAGCACGTCT is part of the Amycolatopsis sp. CA-230715 genome and encodes:
- a CDS encoding DUF1416 domain-containing protein codes for the protein MAANDGCGAPVQTATDVHEDTRGQVVLAGKVTGSDGPLGGAFVRLLDSGGDFTGEVVTSPEGDFRFYAAPGTWTVRALHRTGNGEASVNADGPGVHQLAVAVA
- a CDS encoding sulfurtransferase, translated to MSREDVLVTTQWAEDNLDTPGVVFAEVDEDTTAYDGGHIRGAVKLDWRTDLQDPVRRDFVDKASFEKLLSEKGISNGDRVILYGGNNNWFAAYAYWYFKLYGHENIQLLDGGRKKWELDGRELNTDEVKREATDYKAKEPDTSIRAFRDEVVQAIGAKNFVDVRSPDEFSGKLLAPAHLPQEQSQVPGHIPGALNVPWAKVANEDGTFKTEDEIKELYAEAGLDEAKPTIAYCRIGERSSIAWFALHELLGQADVKNYDGSWTEYGSLVGVPVELGAK
- a CDS encoding DUF4395 domain-containing protein, with translation MSAGPAVDPRGPRFAAILTTIVLAVVLVTGWWPLLAAQTVVFAIGAFIGLKPAPYSLLYRYLVAPRLSPPTEREDAAPLRFAQAVGFVFALVGTIGYATDVTALGVVATAFALFAAFLNAAFNFCLGCEMYLLIRRFTPSGQPS
- a CDS encoding TlpA family protein disulfide reductase, which produces MAGLWVVLGVLAVASAAGLLLRRREGRVKVLDAAPDLPAAVTEVLDPERVTLLQISTTFCAPCRHARAVLSTLADGTDGLRHVDFDVTQRPEVAQQLGVLRTPTTLALGPGGHELLRVGGVPKADSLLDALRPHLPNAGMRPGE
- a CDS encoding LmeA family phospholipid-binding protein — translated: MVNRPVTQYDRPPGQPRRNRGGRRAKKVFIILGILVLVLVGADFGLAAIAEHTVSQKAREQLKLSDDPSVTIHGFPFSTQAIGGDYSHISIQASGVKFENKLRDVAISAELRDVTAPLSDLINGNTNAIKIGTLEGQIKIKGSDIARIEPLTQIKDFRIESASEQMVKSGEEAKPDETTTTTPDKSTNQSSAGVKISGNLNFGGNHFELTCYAMIEIDGTKIHITPERVELGNDSVPNVVGKAVSKLLVGSLKTTIDTGTLPFQVKPTSVKVEDGGVTLNGEAKGVTFAGVKGTGETTGR
- a CDS encoding winged helix-turn-helix transcriptional regulator, with protein sequence MSLDLLVLTPEPEATSVLPALDLLPHTVRVRAPEVTALLDAGHRDVILLDARTDLASAKSLCRLLKGTGEDEATTPIIAVVGEGGLVAVSAEWRTDDILLPTAGPAEVDARLRLATTRDGAQSHADAELRVGDLVIDEATYTARLRKRTLELTYKEFELLKYLAQHAGRVFTRAQLLQEVWGYDFFGGTRTVDVHVRRLRAKLGPEHEQMIGTVRNVGYKFERPVKGGKPAVTELPVDTSALDTDAFSRS
- the mshD gene encoding mycothiol synthase, with the protein product MLNAVWSDELSESETAEVLELLTAANEVDGRPELPSNGALPGEFTGGAHLLARVDGDLVAYAHLDLDGDSFGRKVVELIVRPDRRRRGHGGELTEALVTRAGVRENPDTLRVWSHGDHPGAAKLAERAGFTRARELLVMHVDVPPEGWPEPALPDGVRLRTFVPGQDEEAMVAVNARAFDWHPEQGALTVDEVRETEDEDWFDPAGFFLAEKTDGTLLGFHWTKVHPPNPRRFGGEPAGEVYVVGVDPGAQGGGLGKALTTAGLKYLADRGLSQVILYVEGDNAAAVAVYERLGFVRSEVDVQYGR
- the pstS gene encoding phosphate ABC transporter substrate-binding protein PstS — translated: MKILRPLVPAGIVASAALVLAACGSDPAANNSGSGQNSGAPAATGTAQVDCGGKPALNAEGSSAQKTAIDIFVQKYSQKCAGQQLTYQPSGSGAGIKQFNGNQVDFAGSDSPLKDGAEADAAKTRCGSEAWNLPLVVGPVAVAYHVNGVDKLNLTPEVTAKIFNGQIKNWNDPAIKAVKGNESLTLPDKPIQVVFRSDESGTTDNFQKYLKAASKGAWTQGDGKQFKGGVGNGAEKSNGVASTVKNADGAITYVEASFAKDGLKTALLDSGSGGVELTSENVAKALDAAKFKKQGTNDLQLDLDGIYSSNVPGAYPLLLTTYEVVCSKYSDAQVSKAVKAFLTVAATDGQKPLSEKGYVPIPQSLQDKVLTAVKAIA
- the pstC gene encoding phosphate ABC transporter permease subunit PstC: MSDRPGPPLAGKTKAKTRPGDRLFRNLTTGAGVFIVALIGLIGIFLLIQAIPALQANKANFLTARVWATGDPNNLTFGILDLLLVTIATSLVALVIAMPVSLGIALFLTQYAPPRLARPFAYIIDLLAAVPSIIFGLWGILVLAPELVPVSQWLNETLGWIPIFADGNLGGNFAGTIFTAGVVLAVMLLPIITSLTREVFQRTPTPHIEGALALGATRWEVIRTTVLPFGKAGYIGASMLGLGRALGETIALSVILLQPSLNFDWSIFDGGATFASKIASNYAEFNNPTSAGAYIAAGLVLFLLTFLVNIAARAIIGDKKEA